The following are from one region of the Mangifera indica cultivar Alphonso chromosome 14, CATAS_Mindica_2.1, whole genome shotgun sequence genome:
- the LOC123195682 gene encoding chalcone synthase 4-like, which yields MALVEKMVAEKQSRRAQGSASILRIATANPPNVFYQTDYPDFCLESLKVITWHKSKISSNAFLKRYLLLHVARNTLHLAKDIVENNAGTRVLIVSSELMLVCFNAPSDTYFDVFVGSAIFKDGVVGVIVGIDLNTTTKRPLFQLFSASQDLILD from the exons ATGGCTTTGGTAGAAAAAATGGTGGCAGAAAAGCAGAGCAGAAGAGCTCAGGGCTCAGCTTCAATTCTGCGAATCGCCACCGCAAATCCGCCTAATGTTTTCTACCAAACTGATTATCCTGACTTCTGCCTGGAATCACTCAAAGTGATCACATGGCACAAGTCAAAGATAAGTTCAAACGCATTT CTCAAACGTTACTTGTTGTTGCATGTTGCACGCAACACTCTCCATCTGGCCAAGGACATTGTAGAGAACAATGCAGGCACTCGTGTTCTTATTGTAAGCTCTGAACTCATGCTCGTCTGCTTTAACGCACCTTCAGACACCTACTTCGATGTTTTTGTCGGCTCTGCAATCTTCAAAGACGGTGTTGTCGGCGTGATCGTCGGCATTGATCTTAACACAACCACCAAGCGTCCACTCTTCCAACTCTTCTCAGCCTCTCAAGACCTCATCCTGGACTGA